A DNA window from Hordeum vulgare subsp. vulgare chromosome 1H, MorexV3_pseudomolecules_assembly, whole genome shotgun sequence contains the following coding sequences:
- the LOC123435949 gene encoding abscisic acid receptor PYL10-like — MEQQPVAAAPAAEPEVPAGLGLTAAEYAQLLPTVEAYHRYAVGPGQCSSLVAQRIEAPPAAVWAIVRRFDCPQVYKHFIRSCALRPDPEAGDDLRPGRLREVSVISGLPASTSTERLDLLDDARRAFGFTITGGEHRLRNYRSVTTVSELSPAAPAEICTVVLESYVVDVPDGNSEEDTRLFADTVVRLNLQKLKSVAEANAAAAAAAPPAE, encoded by the coding sequence ATGGAGCAGCAGCCtgtggcggcggcgccggcggccgaGCCGGAGGTACCGGCGGGGCTTGGGCTGACGGCCGCGGAGTACGCGCAGCTGCTGCCCACGGTGGAGGCGTACCACCGGTACGCCGTGGGGCCAGGCCAATGCTCCTCCCTCGTCGCGCAGCGTATCGAGGCGCCGCCAGCCGCGGTCTGGGCCATCGTCCGCCGCTTCGACTGCCCCCAGGTGTACAAGCACTTCATCCGCAGCTGCGCGCTCCGCCCGGACCccgaggccggcgacgacctccGCCCGGGTCGCCTCCGCGAGGTCAGCGTCATCTCCGGCCTCCCCGCCAGCACCAGCACCGAGCGCCTCGACCTCCTGGACGACGCGCGCAGGGCCTTCGGCTTCACCATCACCGGCGGCGAGCATCGCCTTCGCAACTACCGCTCCGTCACCACCGTCTCCGAGCTCTCCCCTGCCGCGCCCGCCGAGATCTGCACCGTCGTCCTCGAGTCCTACGTCGTCGACGTCCCCGACGGCAACAGCGAGGAGGACACCCGCCTCTTCGCGGACACCGTCGTCAGGCTCAACCTCCAGAAGCTCAAGTCCGTCGCCGAGGccaacgccgccgccgccgccgccgcgccgccggcaGAATAA